The bacterium DNA segment ACGATAACAATTATCGTTACTAAAATTTTACCACAACTTCTCTAATTTGTCAACCTGTTTTTTTAACCATTAACGTCGAGAACTTTGGGATTTTACTAATTTTCCCCTCTCTTATCCATTGCTCTTTGATATAATTTCAAATATTCCTTCGTAGAGGTAACCCAGGAGAAATTGGCCTCCATCATATTGTTAACCAACCTTTGCCAGGCTTCCTTCTGCCTATAAACAGTTATTGCTCTTTTGAGCGCATTCACCAGGGCAGTAGCCGAATATTCGCTTAGTAGAAAGCCATTTCCTTTACCTGTCTCTGACTCAAATTCTTCAATTGTGTCCGCCAAACCACCTGTGGGATTAACAATAGAAGCAGTGCCATACGCTAAACTGATTAACTGTCCCAACCCGCAGGGCTCATAGCGGGAAGGCATCAAGAACAAGTCACAACCGGCATAGATTCTATGAGCAAGTCGATTATCAAAGGTAATATGAATTGCTGCTTTTCTGGAATACTTCTTGCCAATCCGGGAAAAAAGCTTATGATATTCTTCCTCACCCGTTCCTAAGAGAATAAAGAACAAATCTAAATCCATTATTTCATCAATTGCTTCTCCAATAATATCGAGTCCCTTCTGCTGGGCAAGCCGGGAGACGATTCCCACTAAAGGCCACTCTAAGTCAACTGGCAGGTTATTCTCCTCTAAGAGAGCTCTCTTACATTCCATTTTTTTATCTATCTCCCCTACGGTATAGTTGACAGCAATGAATTGGTCCTTCGCTGGATTCCATTCATCATAGTCAACCCCATTAAGTATCCCGTAGAGATCCTGGCTACGATGGGCAAGGACTCCTTCCAAACCGTATCCAAATTCGGGTGAACACTGAATTTCCTTGCTATAGGCTACGCTTACGGTATTCAATACATCTGCGTAAACCAGTCCTCCCTTGAGAAAGCTAACCTGCCCATGGAATTCCAACTTTTCAGGAGTAAATTCTTCCTCGCCCAAGCCAGCCAAATTTAGAGTCTGTTTAGGAAATGTCCCTTGATAGGCAATGTTATGAATAGTTAAAACTGTTGCCGTTCTCTGAAAGAAAGGGTCATTCTTATATAATGTCTTCAGGTAGACAGGAATTAAACCTGTCTGCCAATCGTTACAGTGAATCACATCGGGTTGAAACCCGATTGCCTTAACCGCTTCCAATAGTGCTCTGGAAAAAAGAATGAACCTTTCTGCGTTATCTTCATAGGCGCCCTCTGAAGTGCCATAGAGTTCTTTCCTCTCAAAGTAAGGTTTATAATCTATAAAATATATGGGTATCCCTTTTCCCAGTTCGCCTTCTAAAATTGAAACTATGGCGACCTCTTTTCCTACAGGAATAGACAGGCTTTTAGTAAGTGTCCTTAATCCAAACTTTTGATTGTCGACAAC contains these protein-coding regions:
- the glgA gene encoding glycogen synthase GlgA; the encoded protein is MVPFAKTGGLADVSGVLPRAIKTQGHDVRVVMPKYKVVDNQKFGLRTLTKSLSIPVGKEVAIVSILEGELGKGIPIYFIDYKPYFERKELYGTSEGAYEDNAERFILFSRALLEAVKAIGFQPDVIHCNDWQTGLIPVYLKTLYKNDPFFQRTATVLTIHNIAYQGTFPKQTLNLAGLGEEEFTPEKLEFHGQVSFLKGGLVYADVLNTVSVAYSKEIQCSPEFGYGLEGVLAHRSQDLYGILNGVDYDEWNPAKDQFIAVNYTVGEIDKKMECKRALLEENNLPVDLEWPLVGIVSRLAQQKGLDIIGEAIDEIMDLDLFFILLGTGEEEYHKLFSRIGKKYSRKAAIHITFDNRLAHRIYAGCDLFLMPSRYEPCGLGQLISLAYGTASIVNPTGGLADTIEEFESETGKGNGFLLSEYSATALVNALKRAITVYRQKEAWQRLVNNMMEANFSWVTSTKEYLKLYQRAMDKRGEN